In methanogenic archaeon ISO4-H5, the following are encoded in one genomic region:
- a CDS encoding acetolactate synthase small subunit IlvN, producing the protein MYVISLIVKNEFGVMQRVMGEFTRNKINVETIVVGKCEQQGKSRMVLSVIDENEAKLAIGRLQKLQDVYDTELVPESGQSAYALISTSNGNVGVVGGSDQVEEIIARSEPEKYVKALNAL; encoded by the coding sequence ATGTACGTTATATCCTTGATTGTCAAGAACGAGTTCGGCGTCATGCAGAGAGTCATGGGCGAGTTCACCCGTAACAAGATCAACGTCGAAACCATCGTGGTCGGAAAATGCGAACAGCAGGGCAAATCCAGGATGGTCCTTTCCGTCATCGACGAGAACGAGGCCAAACTGGCCATCGGAAGGCTCCAGAAGCTGCAGGACGTGTACGACACGGAACTCGTCCCTGAGTCCGGACAGTCCGCATATGCCCTCATCTCCACCTCCAACGGGAACGTCGGAGTCGTGGGAGGATCGGATCAGGTCGAGGAGATCATCGCCCGTTCCGAGCCCGAGAAATACGTTAAAGCACTCAATGCACTTTGA
- a CDS encoding bifunctional phosphoglucose/phosphomannose isomerase produces MFKTDSLNQMAREIGGLESDLTAALDIPSGITKSYKHIMICGMGASAIGGALFVDSMYYTSKVSVEVVKTMNLPAWVDGDTLFVACSYSGNTYETVQMYKEAIAKGIDVIAVTHGGQLEELSKQNGNLMMKIGGELIQPRSAIGWFIGLLGGIIQDAGGPQVREQLRKLLPRIREYNYEFTADDSYARTIALRIKGKIPVIYGAPNLSAMALRMKTQLNENSKVIAFSGVLPEFNHNEIVGWYDDDHKYQFHPVLIVDDDYEEIAKIIKATKGLLSSRDVGLDVFKVKGDSVLEKNIYAVMFGDYVSLYLAALREVDPCNVDPIVDIKARMRAVLPQ; encoded by the coding sequence ATGTTTAAAACGGACTCCCTCAACCAGATGGCCAGAGAGATCGGCGGATTGGAATCCGACCTCACCGCGGCCCTGGATATTCCCAGTGGTATCACCAAGTCATACAAACACATCATGATCTGCGGAATGGGCGCATCCGCCATCGGCGGAGCCCTCTTCGTAGACTCCATGTATTATACGTCCAAGGTCAGCGTGGAGGTCGTCAAGACCATGAACCTTCCCGCCTGGGTGGACGGAGACACGCTTTTCGTGGCATGCAGTTACTCCGGCAACACCTACGAGACCGTTCAGATGTACAAGGAAGCCATCGCCAAAGGAATCGACGTTATCGCCGTCACCCACGGCGGACAGCTCGAGGAGCTCTCCAAACAGAACGGCAACCTCATGATGAAGATCGGAGGCGAGCTCATCCAGCCCCGTTCCGCCATCGGATGGTTCATCGGTCTCCTGGGAGGAATCATTCAGGACGCCGGCGGACCACAGGTCAGGGAGCAGCTCAGGAAACTCCTGCCCCGCATCCGTGAGTACAACTACGAGTTTACCGCCGACGACAGCTACGCCAGGACCATCGCCCTCCGCATCAAGGGCAAGATCCCCGTAATCTACGGTGCCCCCAACCTTTCCGCCATGGCGCTGAGGATGAAGACCCAGCTCAACGAAAACTCCAAGGTCATCGCCTTCTCCGGAGTCCTTCCTGAGTTCAATCACAACGAGATCGTCGGATGGTACGACGACGACCACAAGTACCAGTTCCACCCCGTCCTCATCGTCGACGATGATTACGAGGAAATCGCCAAGATCATCAAGGCTACCAAGGGACTCCTCTCGAGCCGCGATGTCGGTCTCGATGTCTTCAAGGTCAAGGGCGATTCCGTCCTCGAGAAGAACATCTACGCCGTCATGTTCGGAGACTACGTCTCCCTGTACCTCGCGGCCCTCCGCGAAGTGGACCCCTGCAACGTCGACCCCATTGTGGACATCAAGGCACGTATGAGGGCTGTTCTCCCGCAGTAA
- a CDS encoding D-glycero-D-manno-heptose 1,7-bisphosphate 7-phosphatase — protein MKSNRAVLVDRDDTLCPDVPYCSDPADMHAFPDVPASVKRLNDAGYLVLMVTNQSGIGRGYFTLEQLNAVNKELLSQISAGGGRIDDIFFCPHRPEDNCDCRKPKTKMGLEAIAKYNLDPSKCWMIGDHDKDMEFGRQLGMRTVKVSSEVSFSDAVEKILSMTE, from the coding sequence TTGAAGTCCAACAGGGCCGTCCTGGTGGATCGCGACGACACTCTGTGTCCCGACGTACCCTACTGCAGCGACCCTGCTGACATGCATGCGTTCCCCGACGTGCCCGCTTCGGTGAAGAGGCTCAACGATGCTGGATACCTGGTCCTGATGGTGACCAACCAATCTGGTATCGGCAGGGGGTATTTCACCCTTGAACAGCTCAACGCAGTGAACAAAGAACTGCTGTCCCAGATTTCCGCCGGAGGGGGAAGGATAGACGATATCTTCTTCTGCCCCCACCGCCCCGAGGATAACTGCGACTGCCGCAAGCCCAAGACCAAGATGGGCTTGGAAGCCATTGCCAAGTACAATCTGGACCCATCCAAATGCTGGATGATCGGCGACCATGACAAGGATATGGAATTCGGAAGGCAGTTGGGTATGCGGACCGTGAAGGTTTCAAGCGAGGTCTCATTCTCGGATGCTGTCGAAAAGATTCTGTCGATGACTGAATAA